Below is a window of Acidimicrobiia bacterium DNA.
ACGATCACACCCCGCGCGTCGCGACGACGCCGTCGAACAACGCTCGGATCGCAGCAAGGTCGACCTTGCCGGAAGTGGTCCGCGGGAGCTCGTCGACCACGGAGACGGCGACGGGGAGCTCGTACGGCGCGAGGTGACTGCTCGCGTGCGCCAGCAGCGATGCCTCGTCGATCTCCCGGCCGGGGAGGCGTTCGATGGCCGCGACCGGCACCGCCCCGAGTCGAACGTCGCTGATACCGATGACCGCCGCTTCCTTCACCGCGGGGTCACGTTCGAGCGCGGCGCGCACGACCTCGGGCTGCACCTTGTATCCGCCGCGCAGGATGGTCTGGTCGGCGCGACCGACGATCCAGAGGAAGCCGTCGGCGTCGAGCCGCGCCAGGTCGGTGGTGCGCACCCATTCGTCGGTGCCCAGCTGCGCGGCACGGACCTCGAGCAACCCCACTCCACCGGGCGGGAGCTCGGTACCGAGCTCTGCGTCGACGACGCGCAACTCGCAGCCGTCGTGCGCGCGACCCACGCTCCCTCGCTTCTCGCCTCCGTACCGCCGGCGATCGGCGAGGTTCCACCCGGCGACCCCACCACCGAACTCCGTGGCGCCGTACGAGGTCAGGACCGGGACCCCGTACCGCTCGGTGAAGGCTTCGGCGACGTCCGGATCGAGGGGCGCCGTCCCGGAGACAGCCGAACGGACGCTGTCGAACACCTCGGGATCGACGTTCGCGTCGAGCACCATTCGCAGGGCGGTCGGCACGAGGCTGACGGTCTTCGGCCGATGGCGTCGGACCGCGTCGACCCATGCGTCGACGGTGAAGCGCTCGAGGAGCACGATCCTGCGTCCGTCGAGCACCGCCTGCACGACGCGGAAGACCCCGCTGACGTGCACCAACGGAGCGCTGACGATGACTACGCCGTCGCGCAGCCGCAGGTCGGCGTCGCCGGACTGCTCGTAGTGCTTCGCGCCCCGCATGACCAGTTCGAGGGTCTCGTAGCCGAGGTCGATCCGCTTCGGAGGTCCGGTCGTGCCGCTCGTCAGCATGCGAACGGCGGTGCCGCGCGCCGCTCGGAACGCTCGTCGCGGGCCCGTCGGGAGCGTGAGGTCGAACGCACCGTCGAGGTCGCCGAGCGCGACCAGCGCGGTCGACGGGCGCAGCGCATCGAGGTCGAGGAGCGCGAGATCGTCCGGCTCGCCGATGAGCATCGGCAACTCGAGCCCGGCGACGTCGGCGCGCAGCCGCTCTCGCCCCAGCAACGGATTCACCGTCACCACGCATGCCCCGGCGCGCAGCAGACCGAGCACGACGCCGAGTGGGCCAGGACGGTTACGCAGCATGACCCCGATCGGCGCTCCCGCTCCCAGTCCTGCGTGGTGGAGCGCGCCATCGACGTGATCGGCCGCGGTCGCCAGGTCGCGCCAGGTCCACCATCTTCCGTTCGACTCGACGGCCGGTGCCGCCGGGTCGAGGGCCATGACCGCGCCGAGGCGCGATGAGAGCGTGGTCACCGGACCCTCGGTTCGCGGTGATCGATCCCCGTGCGCTCGACCTCCTCGGCGCCGATGGGATTGCCGAGGCGCGTGTACATCAGACCCTGCTCCACCGCGGCGCGATAAGGCTTGTCCAGCGATTCCCAGACCGCGCGCACCGTGCCCTGCGTCGCCACCGCCGGGTACGAGGCGATGAGGCAGGCCAGGTCGTGGGCGTGCGACCAGAGGTCCTGCCGACGCACGACTTCACTGACCAGGCCCAGCCGCAGCGCCGTGTCCGCCGAGATCCGTTCGCCGTTGCCCGTCAACGCCATGCGGAGCGTGTCGCCGAGTCCGATGCGTCGCATGAGCCCGATCGGTTCGATGGCCGACACGAAGCCGTAGGTCACGTGCGAGTCGAAGAACGTCGCGTCGTCGGAGCAGATCACCACGTCGGCTTCGTTGAGGAAGTAGAAGGCTCCTGCGGTGCAGATCCCGTGCACCGCGCACACCACGGGCTTCCAGAGCTTCTGCCACTTCGGGCTCAGGTACTCGCCGGGGTCGAGATGGTTCCAGACGATCTCGGGTTGGCCGAAGCTCTGCTTCGTGTCGAGGCCAACGGAGAAGGCTCGTTCACCAGCGGCGCGCAGCACGACCGCGTTCACCTCGTCGTCGGCCTTGACGACGTGCCACGCGTCGCGGACCTCCTCGCACATCTGCCGGTCGAACGCGTTGAGCGACTCGGGGCGGTTCAAGGTGATCGTCGCAACCCGGTCGGCAGTGTCCACGTCGTAGCGGATGGTCTCGTAACCAACTCCCCTGATCACTCGCACCTCCACTCGGGATCGCGATGCTCGAGGAACGCACGGGGACCCTCCTTCGAGTCTTCCGTGTGGAGGACGCGCTCCCGGAACGCCTCCGCGATCAGCTCCGCCTCGTAGAGGGGCAGACCGAGCCCCTTCCTGATCGAGAGACGCGTGCCCCGTACCGCAAGAGGAGCGTTGCGGTTGACCATCGCCGCGAGCTCGCGCAACCGATCGGCCAACGCGTCGTGCTCGACGATCTCGGTGACGAGGCCGAGCTCGTATGCCCGCTGCGCGCTCATGCGCTCCTGCTTCCCGAGGAGCGCCATCCGCATCGCCACGTTGACCGGGATCGCCCGTGCGACCCTCACCATCTCGCGCCCGGAGGCGAGCCCGATGCTCACGTGCGGATCGAAGAACTCGGCGCGCTCGGACGCGATCGCGATGTCGCCGGTGGTCACCAGGTCCAGGCCGGCACCACAGCAGATGCCGTTCACCCCGACGATGATCGGCTTCGCCATCGAACGAAACGGTGGTGTGGCCTCCTGCGGAGCGTCCCACTCCCTGACGTGCGACAGGTACCGGCCATGGTGAGGAACGCGCCCGTCGTCGGGAACTCCTTCCACGTCGGCACCGGAACAGAACGCGCGACCGGCTCCGGTCACCACGATCGTCCACACGTCGTCGTCTGCCTCCGCTCGTGTGTACGCATCGCGCAGCTCGGTGCTCATCGTCAGGTTCACTGCGTTGAGGCGGTCGGGGCGGTTGAAGGTGATCAGGGCGGTGCGATCATCGACCTCGTAGAGAATGGTTTCGTATGTCATCGGACGACGTAGCCTCCGTCGACGATCAGTTCCTGGCCGGTGATGTAGCCGGCCTCCTCGCTGGCCAGGAACAGGATGGCGTCGGCCACGTCGTCGATCGAACCCGTACGGTGCATGGGGACGCGTTGACCGAACGCGAGCATCCGCTCCTCCTGTTGTGCCTCGTCGAGACCGAGCCGCTCGCCGGTCGTCATCGGCGTTCGCATGAACCCCGGCGATACGCAGTTGACCCGCACTCCCCGACTCGCAACTTCCCGCGCGACGTGCCGCGTGTAGCTCACGATCGCGCCCTTCGCCGCCGCGTAGGCCGCACCGCCGGTGCACACGCTGGCAGCGATCGAGGCCACGTTGACGATGGCCCCCGTCCCCGCCGCGAGCATCACGGGGATGGCCGCCCTCGAGCACGCGTACACGCTCCGGAGATTGACGCGGAGCAACTGGTCCCACGTATCCTCGGCCGCGTCCCACGTGTCGCGCGCATCGTCCTGGGCGATACCCGCGTTGTTGACGAGGACGTCGACGCCACCGAACTGCTCCACCGCTTCTCCCACGACACGCCGCGCGACGTCCAGTGCGGAGACGTCGCCGACCACCAGCCGACCGGTCGACCCTGCGGCGCAGACCTCCTCGATCGTTTCGCTCCCGCGTTGTTCGTCGAGGTCGACGACCACGACGCGCGCCCGTTCGCGTGCGAAGCGGATCGCGGTGGCTCTGCCGAAGCCCGACGCAGCTCCCGTGACGATCGCGACCTTGTGCTCGAGACGAGCGCTCATGATCCGCCCCGGCGCAGGACGAAGTCGTCGAGCGCCGGCTCCTTGGTCATCTGCCAGTAGTCGATCAATTTCCACGGCGCGTTCGTCGTGACGCGGCCCGTGCTGTTGTTGTAGTAGCTGTGAACTCTCGGATGCCGCCACACGAGCTGCTCGTGTTCGGCGTCGACCCGTTCGTTGTACGCGTCGTGCACGTCACGCCGGCACTCCATCGTGGCGTACCCGCGCTCGACCATGGCACCGATCGCCCTGACGATGTAGTCGACCTGGCATTCGAGCACGAAGATCACGCTTCCGACGACCGGGTTCGTGTTCGGCCCGTAGAGACAGAACAGGTTCGGGAAGCCGGGCATCGTGATCCCGAGGTACGCGCGCGGGTCTTCACCCCACTCGTCGTGAAGCGCGGCTTCTCGCCCGATGATCTTCATCGGCCACAAGTACTTGTTGGGGTGGAACCCGGTTGCGAGGATGACCGCATCGGCGTCATAGGAGTCGCCCGACGCGGTCACGACCGAGTGCGGCTCCACTCGAGCGATGCGGTCCGTGACGAGCTCGACGTTGCTGCGGAGGAGCGCGCGGAACCAACCGTTGTCCTGCAGGATGCGCTTGCCCAGTGCCGGGTAGTCGGGCAGGACCTTCGCGACCAGGTCGGGACTCGCCGCCAACTCCTGCTCGAGGTGCGCAGTCATGATGCGACGGAGCTTGTCGTTGGGCTTGCTGATCGACCGGTCTCGGTCGGGCCAGGTCGGATCGACCCGGAACGCCGGGTACATGCGGTCGGAGCTGTTCCAGAACATGAGGAACCGGTACCAGCCGGCGTAGTGCGGCACGTTGTGGAACAGCCACTTCTCACCGTCGGTGACGGCGCGGTGGTAGTTCGGGTTCGGCATGACCCAGTGGCGTGACCGCTGGAAGATCGCGAGCCGCTCGACCTCGGGCGCGATCGCCGGTACGACGTGCATGGCGCTGGCGCCGGTGCCGATCACCGCGACCCGCTGCCCGCGGAGCTCGACGTCGTGGTTCCAGCGCGCCGAGTGGAAGCACGGGCCGTCGAACGAGTCGAGACCGTCGATGTCGGGGATGGATGGTCGGTTCAGCATCCCGACCGCGCTGATCAGCGCGTTGACCTCGACGTGGTCCTCGGTGTCGCCGGGCCCGCGCAGGCGCAACGACCACGTGCCGCGCGCGTCGTCGAACGTCGCGTCCTGCACCTCGGTTTCGAACCGAACGTTCGGGAGGACGGCGTACTCCTTCGCGCACCGGGCGATGTAGTCGAGGAGCTCGTCTTGGCGGGCGTAGTAGTGCGACCAGTCGGGATTCGGGAAGAAGGAGTACGAGTAGAAGTGGTTGGGGACGTCGACGCGGAGATCGGGATAGGTGTTCTCGAACCAGGTCCCGCCGGCCTCCGCGTCCTTCTCGAACACCGTGTACGGGATGCCCGCCTGCTCGAGACGGATCGCAGCACACAGGCCACCGAGGCCCGCCCCGATGATCCCGACGTGGAACCGCGCCAACACGGCCTCGGTCGGCCGCCGTGTCCACACGAACCGCCGGCGGTCGAGACCGTCGAAATTCGCTTCCTCCTCGACCAACCTCACGTAGTCAGGTGCGATCTCCTCCCCTGCACAGAACTCCATGATCCGGTGCAGCGACGCGTCGTCGATCGTCGGCGTGGCCGGCTGCACGGGGTGGTCGAGATCGGCGAGCACCGCGAACGCCTCGGCGCGGATCGCCTCAGCTTCCTCGGGCGGCAGCGTGCCCGGGCCACGACCGTGGTCGAACAACCGGGGATCCCGGTAACGGTCGACGAGCGTGAGGTCGCCGGTCAGGTGCGCGACGGCCGACACCAGCACCGCGAGGTTGGCATCGGCCAGTGCCCGCGAGAGGACCGACGGATCCACCGCAGTCACCGAAGACCGTCGACCTCGAAGTGCGCGTCGCGCTGCTTGAAGGCCTCGCTCGTACCGACTTTCGCGCGC
It encodes the following:
- a CDS encoding enoyl-CoA hydratase/isomerase family protein, with product MTYETILYEVDDRTALITFNRPDRLNAVNLTMSTELRDAYTRAEADDDVWTIVVTGAGRAFCSGADVEGVPDDGRVPHHGRYLSHVREWDAPQEATPPFRSMAKPIIVGVNGICCGAGLDLVTTGDIAIASERAEFFDPHVSIGLASGREMVRVARAIPVNVAMRMALLGKQERMSAQRAYELGLVTEIVEHDALADRLRELAAMVNRNAPLAVRGTRLSIRKGLGLPLYEAELIAEAFRERVLHTEDSKEGPRAFLEHRDPEWRCE
- a CDS encoding enoyl-CoA hydratase/isomerase family protein; this translates as MRVIRGVGYETIRYDVDTADRVATITLNRPESLNAFDRQMCEEVRDAWHVVKADDEVNAVVLRAAGERAFSVGLDTKQSFGQPEIVWNHLDPGEYLSPKWQKLWKPVVCAVHGICTAGAFYFLNEADVVICSDDATFFDSHVTYGFVSAIEPIGLMRRIGLGDTLRMALTGNGERISADTALRLGLVSEVVRRQDLWSHAHDLACLIASYPAVATQGTVRAVWESLDKPYRAAVEQGLMYTRLGNPIGAEEVERTGIDHREPRVR
- a CDS encoding NAD(P)/FAD-dependent oxidoreductase; this encodes MDPSVLSRALADANLAVLVSAVAHLTGDLTLVDRYRDPRLFDHGRGPGTLPPEEAEAIRAEAFAVLADLDHPVQPATPTIDDASLHRIMEFCAGEEIAPDYVRLVEEEANFDGLDRRRFVWTRRPTEAVLARFHVGIIGAGLGGLCAAIRLEQAGIPYTVFEKDAEAGGTWFENTYPDLRVDVPNHFYSYSFFPNPDWSHYYARQDELLDYIARCAKEYAVLPNVRFETEVQDATFDDARGTWSLRLRGPGDTEDHVEVNALISAVGMLNRPSIPDIDGLDSFDGPCFHSARWNHDVELRGQRVAVIGTGASAMHVVPAIAPEVERLAIFQRSRHWVMPNPNYHRAVTDGEKWLFHNVPHYAGWYRFLMFWNSSDRMYPAFRVDPTWPDRDRSISKPNDKLRRIMTAHLEQELAASPDLVAKVLPDYPALGKRILQDNGWFRALLRSNVELVTDRIARVEPHSVVTASGDSYDADAVILATGFHPNKYLWPMKIIGREAALHDEWGEDPRAYLGITMPGFPNLFCLYGPNTNPVVGSVIFVLECQVDYIVRAIGAMVERGYATMECRRDVHDAYNERVDAEHEQLVWRHPRVHSYYNNSTGRVTTNAPWKLIDYWQMTKEPALDDFVLRRGGS
- a CDS encoding SDR family NAD(P)-dependent oxidoreductase gives rise to the protein MSARLEHKVAIVTGAASGFGRATAIRFARERARVVVVDLDEQRGSETIEEVCAAGSTGRLVVGDVSALDVARRVVGEAVEQFGGVDVLVNNAGIAQDDARDTWDAAEDTWDQLLRVNLRSVYACSRAAIPVMLAAGTGAIVNVASIAASVCTGGAAYAAAKGAIVSYTRHVAREVASRGVRVNCVSPGFMRTPMTTGERLGLDEAQQEERMLAFGQRVPMHRTGSIDDVADAILFLASEEAGYITGQELIVDGGYVVR
- a CDS encoding fatty acid--CoA ligase family protein, with amino-acid sequence MALDPAAPAVESNGRWWTWRDLATAADHVDGALHHAGLGAGAPIGVMLRNRPGPLGVVLGLLRAGACVVTVNPLLGRERLRADVAGLELPMLIGEPDDLALLDLDALRPSTALVALGDLDGAFDLTLPTGPRRAFRAARGTAVRMLTSGTTGPPKRIDLGYETLELVMRGAKHYEQSGDADLRLRDGVVIVSAPLVHVSGVFRVVQAVLDGRRIVLLERFTVDAWVDAVRRHRPKTVSLVPTALRMVLDANVDPEVFDSVRSAVSGTAPLDPDVAEAFTERYGVPVLTSYGATEFGGGVAGWNLADRRRYGGEKRGSVGRAHDGCELRVVDAELGTELPPGGVGLLEVRAAQLGTDEWVRTTDLARLDADGFLWIVGRADQTILRGGYKVQPEVVRAALERDPAVKEAAVIGISDVRLGAVPVAAIERLPGREIDEASLLAHASSHLAPYELPVAVSVVDELPRTTSGKVDLAAIRALFDGVVATRGV